The genomic window AGCGGCCAGGGGAAGGAGCCGGTCAATGGTGTGGGCCACAGGGCTGCGAGACCGGCGTTAAAACGGCTTTAACGGGTGAAAACCGGCGTTTAAACGGGGAACTGAGTCCGGATTCAGTCGGTGCTCTCCTGCATAGGCTTAGACGGGGCTAAAGGGTTCTTAAAGTGGGGTTTTACTGCATAGAGGGTAACAGGATGAAGTCAATGGGGGCATTTTCAATAGGGGCATTCCTCCAACGACCACCACGGACCTTAGAGGACACTCCTGGCATTCCCAACAGGGTCTTGTCCACATGCAGGGGGAAAGGGTGGGCAGAATGAATGTGCCTGTAATAAAGGTACATAATATAGACAAAGATACACTATATAGATAAATATACGTATTACAGACAGCTGTAAACTGCCTCCTCTCCGTGTGTGAAGCAGGCGGAGCGGTCCCCATGACCCGGTACCGGAGTCAAACCCTGCCTGCTTGGAGCTCGGTACCACGACGCTGCCTTTACCCTCGGGCCTCTCAACCCCCTTTAGCTTCATAGCAATGAGGCGGCTCCAAACCGCACTCTGCTATTGGCTAGAATAGAGCGCCGTTCTATTGGTTCGATGAGACAGCCAATCAGAGCACGCCGTTTGGATCCGCTAGAAGGTATAAGTAGGCAGGCCACGGACCGCAGCGGCTCAGTCTCCTCGGTGCAGCGGCAATGTCCGGTCGCGGTAAGCAGGGCGGTAAGACCCGCGCTAAGGCCAAGTCGCGCTCGTCCCGGGCCGGCCTCCAGTTCCCCGTGGGCCGCGTTCACCGCCTCCTTCGCAAGGGGAACTACGCGGAGCGGGTGGGCGCTGGAGCTCCGGTTTACTTAGCGGCCGTGATGGAGTATTTAACGGCCGAGATCCTGGAGCTGGCCGGGAACGCGGCTCGGGACAACAAGAAAACGCGAATCATCCCCCGGCACCTGCAGCTCGCGGTGCGCAACGACGAGGAGCTCAACAAGCTGCTGGGCGGCGTCACCATCGCCCAAGGCGGTGTCCTGCCCAACATCCAGGCGGTGCTGCTGCCCAAGAAGAGCGACAGCCACAAAGCCAAGGGCaagtgaggggcgggcggggagCCCCGAGGGGTTTGTTCCGCTTTGTGgcctcagttttccttcctttaaccCAAAGGCTCTTTTCAGAGCCACCCATTGCGTCCAGAAAAGAGCTGGAGGAGCGGTACATTGCAGTATGAACTGCTGATATGCAAATAGAGGCTCCAATCCGCGCTTGCTCATTGGCTGATGAGACTCCTTTAATAGCCATTAACGCAGCAGCAGCGGTACAGCAGTAAGGGCCACTATAGCGGCTCCAAACGCAGCGCGGTGATTGGCAGAGGGGGTGTTGGACTCAGCCAATGAGCCGGTGCCGTTTGGATCCGACTGCGGTAGGaccagaaatggaaatgaaggaaCCAGGCACTGCCCAGTAAAATTAGGGATTTTCATGTCAGTTTTGCCCCAAAAAGCGGCCTGAAACACCCGTCAGATAGTTTCTTTTTAGAACCTTAACGAGTATAAAAGAACTGAATAAAGACTTAACAGAACTGAACCCACCTACAGCGCCAAAACGCTTCGGTCCCGCACGGTCCGCAACGAAGAACCCTCTACCCCCCTATCACCAACAATGGCGCTGGGGCCTCAACCACAGGGTTTATATAGCCCCGGAGCGGACCTGAGGGGGAACCGCGCTTCACCCCCCCGTGATGTTCGCGCTCATCCAATCAGAGAGCAGCAACGGTTTGAAGGGGAAAGCGGCCGCGCAAGTGAAGGTGACCGGTACAGAGGTGGAAAAAGCTCGGTTTTggttaaaaagcagcaaaaccatcACTTTTAAAGGCAGATTTAAAGCGCCTGGCACCCCCTACACATACATTCAGCTCCCTCAAAGGGCGCAGCGATATCAGCTCTTATAGGAGGAAGTGGGTGGCTCTGAAAAGAGCCGTTGGGTTAAAAAGCTGCGCCGACCGCGTTACTTGGAGCTGGTGTATTTGGTGACCGCCTTGGTGCCCTCGGACACGGCGTGCTTGGCCAGCTCGCCGGGCAGCAGGAGCCTCACGGCCGTCTGGATCTCCCGAGAGGTGATGGTGGAGCGCTTGTTGTAGTGCGCCAAGCGCGACGCTTCACCAGCGATGCGCTCGAAGATGTCGTTGACGAAGGAGTTCATGATGCCCATGGCCTTGGAGGAGATGCCGGTATCCGGGTGAACCTGCTTCAACACCTTGTACACGTAGATGGAGTAACTCTCCTTCCTGCTGCGCCGCCGCTTCTTGTCACCCTTCTTCTGGGTCTTGGTCACCGCCTTCTTAGAGCCTTTCTTAGGCGCTGGAGCGGATTTGGCCGGTTCGGGCATTGCGCTGGGGGCCCGGTCACTCAAACAGAGACTAAACCGAGTAAAGGCAACAGCTCGGCTGCGCCGCTTTTATAGCGGCGTTATGCAAATGAGGCATCAGGAAAGCGAGCGTTCCTATTGGTTGAGGCAGCTGCCAGCTCGCCTTGAGGAGCGACCCCGCTCATGCAAATACACCGGCTCCAGAAGGCGGGTTCTGATTGGTTAATGTTACACAACAATGGCAAAGGTTCTTAGCCAATCAGATCGCGCCGTTTGGATCCGGCCAAGCGCAGCTTGGACTCCGGTTCTGACAGCACAGTGAGCGCTGCTCAGAGCACAGGCTCTCAGCCAATCAGATCGCGCCGTTTGGATCCGGCCGAACGCAGCGTGGACCCGAAAGGGTGTGTAGCAGGTTAGGTACGCGAGCCCGCTTATTAattagaaaagcttttaattaacGCTAATTAAGCCGGGCCGGTTGATTAGCATGGATGCCCTCTCGTAAGTAGCAAGCTTTTATACGTCATAATGTAGTTTTGGGGTGAATCACCTTATTTTTGGGGTTCCAGAACACTTCCCAGCAGGAGCATTGGTGGTTCAGTGGTAGAATTCTCGCCTGCCACGCGGGAGGCCCGGGTTCGATTCCCGGCCAATGCAAAGCtaccattttctttctccttcgTTTTAACCTTTTCCAGCCGTTTCTCACTCAAAACACAACGAGGGAGTTACCGCAGCCACGTAAAGCggtgggaaagaaaaggtaaagaaCGGCCCCGTCCCTGGGTGGGCTCGAACCACCAACCTTTCGGTTAACAGCCGAACGCGCTAACCGATTGCGCCACAGAGACCCGTGCTGCTGGCCCCGCCCCGCAGCCTCTCCCCACCATAAccaccccattcaccccctAAACcggggctgttttggggtgcGAAATGGGAAAGGGGGAACCCCCCTTTTAGGAAAGGGCAAAGCGCAGCCTGGAGTGCAATGGGGCGCAAACCCCACTGATAAATAAGGAATAGGGCAAAAGAAGAGCCCcagggatccattgggatgcgGGGAACGGGGAATTGGGAATAGGGAAGCGAAAGGAAGGAGCGGGGGCAAAACCTAAAGGCACCGACGAGGATGGGATTCGAACCCACGCGTGCAGAGCACAATGGATTAGCAGTCCATCGCCTTAACCACTCGGCCACCTCGTCCGACGGCTGCGGGCCTCCGCCGAGCCGCCATGGGGCGCCCTACGGCTCGGGGTGGGCGGGGCGGTGGGCGGGGCAGTGGGCGGGGCTTGCGGGCGGAGCCAAGAGCGGCGGTGGGCGAGGGTCGCGCGGAGGGGATGTAGCTCAGTGGTAGAGCGCATGCTTCGCATGTATGAGGCCCCGGGTTCGATCCCCGGCATCTCCACGTGTGCGTGGTGGGGGGTCCCCTCATTCCCCCTTTTTGGGGTGAAATAACAGCTTTATGGGTAAAGGGACGGCTCCAGATGCCGGTTTTTTACCTCCCGTTTTCAATATGGAATTCATCGGGAGAAGGTTCCCAATTCCCGTCCTTTGGGATGAAGTAAAACATGGATCCCAGCAGCAGAGTGGCGCAGCGGAAGCGTGCTGGGCCCATAACCCAGAGGTCGATGGATCGAAACCATCCTCTGCtagcttctttttccccctcccttatACCCTCTCCTATAGGAGTTCCCAATGCGCACAAGGATCTGCCCTCCTCACAACGTCAATCAGGGCATCCGGAGGAGTTTCCTTTAACCCCCTGCTCGCAGCAGGGATAAGCAGATCCAACGGTATCGCTTCAGCGCTTCCTCCTTCCCGATGGATGTCCCTGTCCTGAGCCGTGATTCCCGACTATAGCCACACTTCTCCTTGCTCCATAGGGGCCTAACGGGAGCTCAGCACCGTTAATGTACGTTAATAACGAAGCCTCCCCCATCGCAACGCGTTCCAAGCGCAATGGAGGCTCCCGGAAGGAACCATTAAACCCGAAGGACACCGGGACCCGCCGTTACCGCGCCCAACGGCCGAAAAAACGCGCCAAAAGCCCCTTTCCGCGCCAAAACGCCTCTGGTTTGAAGTCCCGCGCTGCATTCTGATTGGTGGGTGAGAGCAGCGAGGCGATTGGTGGGCGGGGTCGGGGGTGGTACACGGGCGGCAGGGTGGTTCCCACTCAGGTCCGCACAGAGCCTATATAAACCCCCGCTGCACTGAGCCTGCGGCATAGTGTGGATGGAGTTGGTTGTGTACCTGTGTGTTAACGCTGTTATAGTATCCGTTTGTCTCTGCTGTATTAACGCTGTTTTAAATGGAGCCCTATGCGGGGTTAATGCCAGTCCTTGAGGGCAGGTTGCGTTACGGGTTTCTGTGTCACAGGCTGGGCTCAGCTCGGTTTAAGGCACCGTAAAAGCCCCAAGCGCAATTTTGGGGCGAAAAGTAGTAAAATAGGGtttaaaaaggaacatttcAGCCTCCCCGTCGGGGAATCGAACCCCGGTCTCCCGCGTGACAGGCGGGGATACTCACCACTATACTAACGAGGAAGGGGTTGATGGGGCCCCCCTGCTGCCGCTCCCCACGCCCGGTGCCGGTGCGTCCGGTTCCCCCATTCCCGGTGCTGATATCGGTGCGTCCAGTCCTCCCCCTATCCCGGTGCTGATACCGGTGCGTCCggtcccccccccatcccgctGCTGATATCGGTGCGTCCAGTCCTCCCCCTATCCCGCTGCTGATATCGGTGCGTCCAGTCCTCCCCCTATCCCGGTGCTGGTATCGACGCGTCCGGTCCCCCCCTCCCCGGTGCTGGTATCGACGCGTCCGGTCCTCCCCCGGTGCCATTGTCGCTATGTCCGGTCCCTCCCCGTTGTCGCGGAGGGGAGATGAGGGTGCCCGGTGCAGATGGGGGGCGAGGGCAGGGAACGGAGCACGCGGCGCCGTGGCTTAGTTGGTTAAAGCGCCTGTCTAGTAAACAGGAGATCCTGGGTTCGAATCCCAGCGGTGCCTCTGCTCTGTCGCTCTCTATCGCGATAGGGACgcgtggtttttttttttcgtgatttaccttttttttgttagttttaaaaCCTTTAAAAGATTGGATGGAAAAAAGAACGGGGTTAAAAGGGATTTCCCTGACCGGGAATCGAACCCGGGCCGCGGCGGTGAGAGCGCCGAATCCTAACCACTAGACCACCAGGGAGCGCCGAGCCTGCTCCCGGCCGCTGCCGCCTTCCGCTTCAGCTGGGGAAGCCGGATCCAAACGGCGCGCAGCCATTGGCTGAGAGAGTTCAGCCTCTGAACCAATCAGCGTGCGCGCTTTGGATCCGGCCCAGGAGCCGGCTCCAACCCCTCCGAGCGCTCCTGAACCCCGTTTAGTTCATCCTAAACGgatccccctcctcctccttcgCTTAATCTCTTTATTACTCCCCCGACCCACGATTTTGGGGGCACACTTGGGGGGTTTGGGGACAGTTTGGGGGTTTAGGGTCAGTTTGTGGGGTTTTAGTGTcagtttgtggggttttggggtcaGTTTGGGATGGTTTCGGGGTCAGTTTTGGGCTcagtttgtggggtttggggctcAGTTTGGGATGGTTTTAGCCCTGTTTCACCCTCCCAACCCACACACGGAGCCCCCCCCATGTACCCAAGGCCTTGCAGCAGAGACCCAATGGCTGGGAACGACTTTAATCCCTTCACGGTGCCCACCGAAGCCTTGGGGCAGCAGCTGCGTCCCACGGAGCCCAATGGGAGCCTAACGGGAGCCCAACCGGAGCCCAACCGGAGCCCAATGGGAGCCCCCTCACTCGGCGCTCAGCCAGGCCCTGCTCTCCTCCACGTCGTGGGGCACCACCAGGAACAGCTCCGAGAGGCCTTGGGAGAGGAAATCCTGCAGGAAGGCCCTGGAATGGGATCGGGATGCAGGAggtgagggatggggatgaaggatGTGAGATGTGGATGTGGGATGCAGATGCAGGATGGGGGATGCAGATATGGGGGATGCAGATATGGGGGATGCAGGATGAGGATGCGGGATGaggatgtgggatgcaggatgaggaTGCAGCATGGGATATgcaggatgaggatgcaggATGAGGACGCAGCATGGGGTATGGAGGATGCAGGATGACgatgtgggatgcaggatgaggatgaaggatggggatgcaggatgaggatgaaggatagggatgcaggatgaggatgcaggatgaggatgtggatgcaggatgaggatgcaggATGAAGATGtaggatggggatgcaggatgaagATGCaggatgtggatgcaggatgaggatgtaggatgaggatgcaggatgggggatgcaggatgaggatacaggatgaggatgcaggatgaggatgcaggATGTGGATGCCggatgtggatgcaggatgaggatacaggatgaggatgcaggatgaggatgaaggatgaggatgcaggatgaggatgcaggatgtggatgcaggatgaggatgaggatgcaggatgtggatgcaggatgagGATGCGGGATGCAgatgcaggatggggatgcaggatgaggatgcaggatgtggatgcaggatgaggatgtaggatggggatgcaggatggggatgcaggatgaggatgcaggatgtggatgcaggatggggGATGCAGGATAAGGATGAGGATGCAGGATAAAGATgcaggatgaggatgcaggATGCGGATGCAGGATGCGGATGCAGCATGGGTGATGCAGGATGCAGCATGGGtgatgcaggatgcaggcatCCCCCCCCCACGCATCCCCAGAACTGGTACCCGCTGccatcccccagccccacctgAGCTCCTCCTCGCCACCAATGGGCTGGGGCTGCGGGAGCTTGGAGTCCAGGTTGTAGTAAACGCCCTGGAAGCAGCGCAGGGAGAGCCAGTGCTGGCGCCGGAGCCGCGCGGGCACCGGGAGCAGCCCCAGCAACGGCCCCGATGGCACGTTCAGGATGAAGCCGAAGATCTGGGGCAGCACCAAGCGCTCCAGGGGCCTGCGGGGAGGGGGGTTGGGGCTGAAGagtgggggggatggggggggaagtgagggggggatgggggagggtgtatgggggagctggggggggttCTGGGgtgatttggggttttcttcaggttgttttggggtggttttggggtattttgtgGGTGATTTTGGGTGGTTTGGGGGTCATTTTGGGGTGGTTTCAGGGTGattttgggctggtttgggcttttttggagggtggttttggggtgattttggggtggaTTTAGGGTGGTTTTTGGGTGGTTTTCAGGTGCTTTTGGGTGGTTTCAGGTTGGTTTTGTGGTTGGGGGTGATTTTGGGATGGTTTTGGGCTGGtctggggttggttttgggttggtttcagGGTGATTTTGGCGTGATTTCAGTGTAATTTTGGGTTGGTTtcagggtgttttgggggtgatttcagtgtaattttgggttggttttggggtcattttgggctggttttggagcgatttggggttggttttggggtgattttgggctggttttgagTTGGTTTGGGGCTGCTTtcagggtgtttttggggtgatttcGGGTTGTTTTGGGGCTGCTTTGCCCTTGCTGCACCCCTCTCACCGCCTCTTGTCCCACCAGATGGCCGCCAGcccctgtgcctgcagtgctgccaTCACCACGTTCACATCGTAGTTGCCAAGGAGGCTGCGGTGTGGGTTCAGCCACGCGCCGGGGGCCAACCTGGGAGAGCCCCCAAAGAGGGTcagaaacaccccaaaaaccaccaaaaacaccccaaaaacaccgaaaacaacccaaaaaccaTTGAAAGCACCCCAAAATCACGGAAAGCACCCCAAAAACCACTGAAGACACCCGAAAACCATTGAAAACatcacaaccccccccccaaataatccccaaaccactgaaaacaccccaaaacccaccaaaaccacgTCAAAAACTACTGaaaccacccccaaaaaaaccgaaaacaccccaaaaacacctgaaaacaccccaaaaagtcaaaacacccccaaaacccactgaaaacaccccccaaaaaaaccccaaaaccactgaaaacaccccaaaaaccactgaaaacccaaaaagcaaagcaagcaccCCAAAAACTCAAAAACACTCCAAAAAACACCGaaaccaccccaaaatcccACCAAAAACACGTTAAAAACCAAtgaaaacacccccaaaaaaaccccaaaaaccactgaaaacacccccaaaaatccccaaaaaccactgaaaacacccccaagaaaacccccaaaaccactgaaaacaccccaaaaagaGTCCAGAacaccaaaaacaccccaaaacccccaaaaatgcccccccccccccccccccacctcttGCAGATGTCCTcggccccccccccggctcaGGCATTGCCGCTGCAGGAGGTTGTTGAGCGCGTGCACCGCGCACAGCTGCAGCCGCTGCCGCTCGTGGTacagccccgcccccccccggacccccccgcGGGCCCCCCCGCGGACCCCCCCGCCGACAGGGGGCGCCGGAGCCGAGGGGGGGGGCGGAGGGGAGGGGCtgcctggggagggagggagggggtaaggaaggggtgggggggagggggggtgatgccccccaccccccccaataATGGTTCATAAATGACCCCCATTGGTTCCCAATGCCCCCCCAGTGCATGGGACCCCCCAGACCCCTTCAGAACCCCCCAATCCCTTTcggacccccccaaacccctttagGACCCTCCCAAACCCATTTagaacccccccaaaccccttcaaGACCCCCGCAATCCCTTtaggacccccccaaaccccctcaAACCCCTTCAGAACCCCTCAAACCCCTTCagaccccccccaaaccccttcagGACCCTCCAAACCCCTTTAGGACCCCCCAAACACCTTCggaccccccaaaccccttcagaaccccccaaaccccttcagAACCCCTCAAACCCCTTCaagacccccccaaaccccttcagaacccccccaaaccccctcgGAACCCCCCAATCCCTTTAGGACCCCCCCACACCCCTTTAGGACGCCCCAAAACCCCTTTAGAACCCCCCAATCCCCTtgggaccccccccaaaccctttaggaccccccccaaaccccttcaggatcccccccaaaccccctcgGACACCCCCAATCCCTTTAGGACCCCCCCAATCCCCTCAGGACCCCCTCAAACCCCTTCAAGACCCCCCCAATCCCTTcaggacccccccaaaccccctcggacccccccaaaccccttcagGACCCCCCAAACCCATTTagaacccccccaaaccccctcggacccccccagaccccttcaggacccccccaaaccccttcgGACCCCCCCAATCCCTTTaggacccccccaaacctctTCGGACCCCCTCAAACCCCTTCAAGACCCCCCCAATCCCTTtaggacccccccaaacccattcggacccccccaaaccccttcagGACCCCCCCCAATCCCTTtaggacccccccaaacccctttagGACCCCCTCAAACCCCTTcaggacccccccaaacccctttaggacccccccagaccccttcggaccccccaaacccctttagaaccccccaaaccccttcagaacccccccaaaccccttcagaaccccccaaaccccttcagGACCCTCCAAACCCATTTAGGACCCCCCCAATCCCTTtaggacccccccaaacccttcaggacccccccaaaccccccccgGCCCTAACGCACCCCTCGGCTCCTCCGGCGGCCCCATGAACCCCCCCTCCCACTTCCTGCCACTCCTCCCGGCGTGCCTTGCGCCAAGCGCCCTCCCACCGCTATTAACCACAACGGGACACCCGACCTTCCTCCCAGCATGCACTGCGCCCATAGCGAAGCCCTAGAGAGGGTGCCCTTCCTCCCAGCATGCATTGCGACGGGAGGCCGCTCGACCTTCCTCCCAGCATGCACTGCGCCCATAGCGAAGCCGTAA from Melopsittacus undulatus isolate bMelUnd1 chromosome 27, bMelUnd1.mat.Z, whole genome shotgun sequence includes these protein-coding regions:
- the LOC101874489 gene encoding histone H2A-IV-like, which translates into the protein MSGRGKQGGKTRAKAKSRSSRAGLQFPVGRVHRLLRKGNYAERVGAGAPVYLAAVMEYLTAEILELAGNAARDNKKTRIIPRHLQLAVRNDEELNKLLGGVTIAQGGVLPNIQAVLLPKKSDSHKAKGK
- the LOC101881777 gene encoding histone H2B 5-like, which produces MPEPAKSAPAPKKGSKKAVTKTQKKGDKKRRRSRKESYSIYVYKVLKQVHPDTGISSKAMGIMNSFVNDIFERIAGEASRLAHYNKRSTITSREIQTAVRLLLPGELAKHAVSEGTKAVTKYTSSK
- the JOSD2 gene encoding LOW QUALITY PROTEIN: josephin-2 (The sequence of the model RefSeq protein was modified relative to this genomic sequence to represent the inferred CDS: deleted 1 base in 1 codon) — protein: GGAGLYHERQRLQLCAVHALNNLLQRQCLSRGGAEDICKRLAPGAWLNPHRSLLGNYDVNVVMAALQAQGLAAIWWDKRRPLERLVLPQIFGFILNVPSGPLLGLLPVPARLRRQHWLSLRCFQGVYYNLDSKLPQPQPIGGEEELRAFLQDFLSQGLSELFLVVPHDVEESRAWLSAE